A stretch of DNA from bacterium:
GCACCTTCGCGTCCAGCGCGCCGAAGGGTTCGTCCAGCAGCAGGACCTGCGGTTCGACCGCCAGGGCGCGCGCCAGGGCCACGCGCTGGCGCTGGCCGCCGGAGAGCTGGCCCGGGTAGCGGTCGGCCAGCGTGTCGAGCTGGACCATCCGCAGCAGGTCGCCGACCCGCTTGCGGATCTCTTCCTTGTCCGGACGCTCCCCGCGCGGGCGGACCTGCAGACCGAAGGCCACGTTGTCGAACACGGTCATGTGCCGGAACAGGGCGTAGTGCTGGAACACGAAGCCCACGCCGCGGCGGCGCACCGGCCGCACCGCCACGTCGGCATCGTCGAACAGGACCTGTCCGCTGCCGTGGTCCGCCTGCTCCAGGCCGGCGATGATCCGCAGCAGCGTGGTCTTGCCCGAGCCCGAGGGGCCGAGCAGGGCCATCAGCCGGCCCGTGGGCACCGTCAGGCTGACGTCGTCGAGGGCGCGGAAGGCGCCGAAGGTCTTGGTGATGTGCCGGGCTTCGATGCTCATGACGCCTCATGGGGCTGGAGTGCCGTTTCGACCGCGGCCGCCGCGGCGCCCGCCCGCCGTTCCACCACGGCTTTCGCGACCAGGGTCACGAGCGCCAGCATCGCCAGCAGCGACGCGACGGCGAACGCGGCGACGTAGTTGTACTCGTTGTAGAGGATCTCGACCTGCAGCGGCATCGTCGCGGTCTTGCCGCGGATGTGGCCGCTGACCACCGACACGGCACCGAACTCGCCCATGGCGCGCGCGTTGCAGAGGATCACGCCGTACAGCAGAGCCCAGCGCACGTTCGGCAAGGTGACGCGCCGGAAGGTCTGCCAGCCGCTGGCGCCGAGGGTCATCGCCGCCTGCTCCTCTTCGGTGCCCTGCGCCTCCATCAGCGGGATCAGCTCGCGGGCGACGAAGGGGAAGGTCACGAAGATCGTCGCCAGCACGATGCCGGGCACCGCGAAGATCACCTGCAGGTCGTGGGCCGCCAGCCAGGGTCCGAACACGCCGTTGGCGCCGTAGATCATGATGTAGACCAGGCCGCTGACGACCGGGGACACGGCGTACGGCAGGTCGATCAGGGTGATGAGCAGCCGCTTGCCCGGGAACGAGAACTTCGCGATGGCCCAGGCGGCGGACAGACCGAAGAAGATGTTCACCGGCACCGCGATCGCGGCGACCAGCAGGGTCAGCCGGATCGCCGCCAGCGCCTCGGGATCGCGGAAGCTGGCCAGGTAGGCGCCGATCCCCCCGCGCAGCGCCTCGGCGAAGACCGACACCAGGGGCAGCACCAGCACGCACCCCAGCACGAGCAGCGTCGCGGTGATGAGCAGACGACGCACCGGCGCGGACTCGCCCACGCCCGGGCGGGGCCGCGATGCCGCACGATGCCCGCCGCCGGCGCCGGCCATCTCAGTTCCCCTCGCGGTAGCGGCCGGTCCAACCCTGCAGCAGGTTGACCGCCAGCAGGATCGCGAACGACAGCACCAGCATCACGGCCCCGATCGCGGTCGCGCCGGCGAAGTCGTACTGCTCGAGCTTCGCGACGATCAGCAGCGGCACGATCTCGGTCTTGTTGGGCATGTTGCCCGAGATGAACACGACCGAACCGTACTCCCCGACCGCGCGTGCGAAGGCCAGCGTCGTGCCGGTCAGCAGGGCCGGCAGGACCGTCGGCACGATGACCTTGCCCAGGATC
This window harbors:
- the cysW gene encoding sulfate ABC transporter permease subunit CysW, with translation MAGAGGGHRAASRPRPGVGESAPVRRLLITATLLVLGCVLVLPLVSVFAEALRGGIGAYLASFRDPEALAAIRLTLLVAAIAVPVNIFFGLSAAWAIAKFSFPGKRLLITLIDLPYAVSPVVSGLVYIMIYGANGVFGPWLAAHDLQVIFAVPGIVLATIFVTFPFVARELIPLMEAQGTEEEQAAMTLGASGWQTFRRVTLPNVRWALLYGVILCNARAMGEFGAVSVVSGHIRGKTATMPLQVEILYNEYNYVAAFAVASLLAMLALVTLVAKAVVERRAGAAAAAVETALQPHEAS
- the cysT gene encoding sulfate ABC transporter permease subunit CysT; translation: DLPFALPTAVSGIALTALFAPQGWVGRLLAPLGLPVAFTPLGVTVALVFIGLPFVVRTLQPALMDLDAEVEEAAAVLGAGRLQILGKVIVPTVLPALLTGTTLAFARAVGEYGSVVFISGNMPNKTEIVPLLIVAKLEQYDFAGATAIGAVMLVLSFAILLAVNLLQGWTGRYREGN